In a single window of the Peromyscus maniculatus bairdii isolate BWxNUB_F1_BW_parent chromosome 16, HU_Pman_BW_mat_3.1, whole genome shotgun sequence genome:
- the LOC102914457 gene encoding sodium-dependent glucose transporter 1C — protein MLCKLWEIPRYSGMTVAILGPTFPDLARNVNRNISSLSEVFVGRALGYLCGSVVGGALFDCMNHFLLLGMSVLATTVGLYLIPFCKTATVLIAMMSVFGVSFGSLDTGANVLILALWGDKGAPHMQALHFSFALGAFLAPLLAKLAWGTTTSAQNHTETDSVPLVLNGSSGATSDSLFAVPEDMTLLWTYAFIGTYVLVVSVFLFGLFCKKSSRQKKSMASVQEARRAKYHWALLCLLFLFFFFYVGAEVTYGSYIFSFATTHVGMEESEAAGLNSVFWGTFAACRGLAIVFATLLQPGTMIVLSNIGSLVSTFFLVLFHKTPLCLWIATSVYGASLATTFPSGVSWIEQYTTLTGKSTAFFVIGGTLGEMAIPAVIGIFQGHYPELPIVLYICLASAISTAVLFPVMYKLATLPL, from the exons GGAATGACTGTTGCCATATTGGGACCCACATTTCCAGACCTGGCAAGGAATGTGAACCGGAACATCAGCAGCCTTTCGGAAGTCTTCGTGGGCCGTGCCCTCGGCTACTTGTGTGGCTCTGTGGTTGGCGGGGCACTTTTCGACTGTATGAATCATTTCTTACTTTTAG GGATGTCAGTGTTGGCTACCACAGTTGGTCTTTATCTCATCCCTTTCTGCAAGACAGCAACAGTACTGATTGCCATGATGTCTGTATTCGGTGTTTCATTTGGCTCTCTGGACACAG GTGCAAATGTCCTCATCTTGGCTCTTTGGGGAGACAAAGGTGCTCCACACATGCAGGCCTTGCACTTCAGTTTTGCCTTGGGTGCCTTCCTGGCTCCTCTGCTAGCTAAACTGGCCTGGGGTACGACAACATCCGCTCAgaaccacacagagacagactCTGTCCCTCTAGTGCTGAACGGATCCTCTGGAGCCACCTCAGACTCTCTGTTTGCGGTGCCTGAGGACATGACCCTGCTGTGGACCTATGCTTTCATCGGCACCTACGTCTTAGtagtctctgtcttcctgtttggTCTGTTTTGTAAGAAAAGCTCAAGGCAGAAGAAATCCATGGCATCTGTTCAGGAAGCTCGAAGAGCTAAATATCACTGGGCCCtgctctgtctcctcttcctcttcttcttcttttacgTCGGAGCTGAGGTGACCTACGGGTCTTACATTTTCTCCTTCGCCACCACCCATGTTGGCATGGAAGAAAGTGAAGCAGCCGGCTTGAACTCCGTCTTCTGGGGGACCTTTGCAGCCTGCAGGGGCCTGGCCATCGTCTTTGCAACACTCTTACAGCCTGGAACCATGATCGTGTTGAGTAACATTGGCAGTCTTGTCTCAACTTTCTTTCTGGTGCTTTTTCACAAGACCCCTCTTTGTCTCTGGATCGCAACTTCTGTGTATGGGGCCTCCCTGGCAACCACGTTTCCCAGTGGTGTTTCCTGGATTGAGCAGTACACCACCTTAACTGGAAAATCCACGGCATTCTTTGTAATTGGCGGTACCCTGGGAGAAATGGCTATTCCTGCAGTAATTGGAATTTTTCAAGGACACTACCCAGAACTGCCAATAGTTCTGTACATCTGTTTAGCTTCAGCCATATCCACTGCTGTTTTATTTCCTGTGATGTATAAATTAGCCACCTTACCTCTGTaa
- the LOC102914756 gene encoding sodium-dependent glucose transporter 1C-like, whose translation MNHFLLLGVSMLATTAGFYLIPFCKKAVFLIVMMSVFGASVSVVDTGGNVLILDLWGDKGAPHMQALHFSFALGASLAPLLAKLVWGTTTSTQNHTETDFVPLVLNRSSGATSDSLFAVPEDMTLLWTYASVGTYVLVVSVFLFGLFCKKSSRQKKSTASGQEARRAKYHWALLFLLFLFFFFYVGAEVTYGSYIFSFATTHVGMEESEAAGLNSVFWGTFAACRGLAIIFATLLQPGTMIVLSNIGSLVSSFFLVLFHKTPLCLWIATSVYGASMAVTFPSGVSWIEQYTTLTGKSTAFFVFGAALGEMAIPAVIGILEGHYPDLPIVLYICFASAIFTAVLFPVMYKLATLPLDHHLKGRRKVKTRELCFPN comes from the exons ATGAATCATTTTTTACTTTTGG GTGTGTCAATGTTGGCTACCACAGCTGGGTTTTATCTCATTCCTTTCTGCAAGAAGGCAGTCTTTCTGATTGTCATGATGTCTGTCTTTGGTGCTTCAGTTAGTGTTGTGGATACAG GTGGGAACGTCCTCATCTTGGATCTGTGGGGAGACAAAGGAGCTCCACACATGCAGGCCTTGCATTTCAGTTTTGCCTTGGGTGCCTCCCTGGCTCCCCTGCTGGCTAAACTGGTCTGGGGTACGACAACATCCACTCAgaaccacacagagacagactTTGTCCCTCTAGTGCTGAACCGCTCCTCTGGAGCCACCTCAGACTCTCTGTTTGCGGTGCCTGAGGACATGACCCTGCTGTGGACCTACGCTTCCGTCGGCACCTATGTCTTAGtagtctctgtcttcctgtttggTCTGTTTTGTAAGAAAAGCTCAAGGCAAAAAAAATCCACAGCATCTGGTCAGGAAGCTCGAAGAGCTAAATATCACTGGGccctgctctttctcctcttcctcttcttcttcttctacgtTGGAGCCGAGGTGACCTACGGCTCTTACATTTTCTCCTTCGCCACCACCCATGTTGGCATGGAAGAAAGTGAAGCAGCCGGCTTGAACTCCGTCTTCTGGGGGACCTTTGCAGCCTGCAGGGGCCTGGCCATCATCTTTGCGACACTCTTACAGCCTGGAACCATGATCGTGTTGAGTAACATTGGCAGTCTTGTCTCATCTTTTTTTCTGGTGCTTTTTCACAAGACCCCTCTTTGCCTCTGGATCGCAACGTCTGTGTACGGGGCCTCAATGGCAGTCACATTTCCCAGTGGAGTTTCCTGGATTGAGCAGTACACCACCTTAACTGGAAAATCCACAGCATTCTTTGTATTTGGTGCTGCTCTGGGAGAAATGGCTATTCCTGCAGTAATTGGAATTCTTGAGGGACACTACCCAGATCTGCCAATAGTTCTGTACATCTGCTTTGCATCAGCCATATTCACTGCTGTCTTATTTCCTGTGATGTACAAATTAGCCACCTTACCCCTGGATCACCAcctcaaaggaagaagaaaggtgaagaCCAGAGAGCTTTGCTTTCCAAATTGA